The Candidatus Desulfovibrio trichonymphae region TTTGACGACTACAAGGCAGGTCTTGATCCTGCCGCCTTGCCGCCCCTGCTGGGTTACGAAGCACATGAAAAAAATATCCATGAAAGGGACTGGAAATGAGCACCTTACGCATTCTGACGTCAGACGGTCTACCCGCCTTTCTCTCTTTTCTCTCCCAAAAACACCATCGCGTGCTGGTTCCTGTTGTGAAATCGGCCAACAAGCGCTCGGTGATCTTTGAACCTTGGCGCGCGGGCATGCCTGTTGTTCTGGAAAAAGCCACAGTGCCGCCCAAAGAGGCTGTGCTGCCCCAGTGCGAAACCCTGCTGACCTATAAAAAAAGCAAAAATCAGGAAGACCTGGGCGATATCACAGTCAGCCTTGACGATACGCCTGAAGCATTGTCCACTGTGATTTTTGCCTGCCGCCCTTGCGACGCACGCGGCTTCCGCGTGCTGGACCGCCCTTTTCTCAACGGCCTCTTTGCAGACCCTTACTATAAAGCCAGAAGAGAAAGCCTCACCGTCTTCACCATAACCTGTTCCAGCGGCTGCAACACCTGTTTTTGCCACTGGGTTGGCGGCGGCCCTTCCTCGCCTGAAGGCTCGGACGTTCTGATGACGAAAATTGAAGAGGCCCTTATGCTGCAAGCCATAAGCCCTGCAGGGGAAACGCTCTTGAAGGACTGCGACCTCCCTGACGGCAAAGATGTCTTTCCCAGGGCGGAAGCGGTGCGTAAAGCCGCATGGGCCAGCCTTGCGCCTGCCCCTGATCTCAAGCAGGTGCCGCAAAAAATTGCGGCGTTGTTCGGCAACGATGATTTCTGGCAGAGACAGACGTCCGCCTGCCTTGCCTGCGGAGCATGCACCTATTTTTGCCCGGCCTGTTATTGCTTCAACATTACTGACGAAGGCGACGGCTTTGGCGTGCACGGCGGCCGCCGTCTGCGCAGTTGGGACAACTGCATGTCTTCTCTTTTTACGCACGAGGCGAGCGGACACAACCCGCGCATGCGCAAAATGCCGCGCATGCGCAACCGCATTTCACACAAATTTTCAACATATCCCGAAAACTGGGGAACATTTTCCTGCAGCGGCTGCGGAAGATGCATCAGCAACTGCCCCGTCAGCCTGGACATTCGCGCCATAGTTCTTACCGCGCTTAACAATGCCGGGTGACGGGTGAGTCGTCTTACGCCTCAAACAGCAAGAGGAGCACTACGTGGCTACAAAAAAAATAAAAAGCGCCGGAGCCGCCGAGCCTCTGCCCAAGAACGCTGTCCGCAACTGCTCCGACAGACCCATGCCGGGCGGCAACCCGTATAAGCCGGCTGTCGCCACAGTGACGGAAGTCATTCACGAGACGACCGCTATTAAAACATTGCGCGTTGTACTGGATGACCCGGCCGTCATGGCATCTTTTCATTATGAACCAGGACAGGTGGGACAGCTTTCAGTCTTTGGCGTCGGCGAATCCACCTTTGTAATCAACTCCCCCCCCTCGCAAAAAGAATATCTGCAATTTTCCGTCATGCAGGCTGGCGAGGTCACTGCCGCCATTCACCGCCTTGCGACAGGTGATAAGGTGGGCGTGCGTGCGCCTCTCGGCAATTTTTTCCCTTGGCGCGACTGGAGGGGCAAAAACATTTTTTTTGTGGGCGGCGGCATAGGCATAGCGCCGTTGCGCGTTATCATGTTGCATCTGCTGGAACGCAAGGCGGACTATGGTAAAATAAGCCTGCTCTACGGCGCGCGCTCACCGCGCGACATGGCGTACAGCTGTGAAATCGAGGGTTGGCTCCACAACCCCGATCTTGACTGCACCCTGTGCATTGACGCGCCTTTTGAAGGGTGGACGCACAAAGTCGGCCTTATACCCAATGTGCTGCTGAAACTTGCGCCGGACTCGACAAATTGCGTCGCCGTGCTCTGCGGCCCGCCGGTCATGATAAAGTTCACCTTGCAGGCGCTGGAGAAACTCGGCTTTACGCCCGAGAACATTGTCACTACACTGGAAAAACGCATGAAATGCGGTATAGGCATATGCGGACGCTGCAATATTGGAGGCCGTTACATCTGTGTTGACGGGCCGGTTTTTACCCTCAATCAGTTGCAGGCATTGCCGCAAGAACTCTAATTACAAAGGCAAGGTGATGAAAAAACTGCTGCTTCTCTGCTTTCTGGCCTTCAGCCTGACCGGGCCGGCCCTCGCGGATGAAAAAATTGATCCCGCCGCTTTCATTTGCGCGGAGCTTGTGGCCCTGCCGACAACACCGTTTGAAGCTCTGCAGATAGATGGCTATGCAAGTGCCGCCATAGGCAATACTGTGGCAGATCCGCAAATTATGGCACTGCTTCTGGAGCAGGTGTATCTTGCCTGCCAGACGGAACCCACGGAAAAAGTGCTCACGTTCTGGCAAGAGATTCGCAAGACTATGCCCAACACTGATGAAAGCCCATGGAGAGCGGACAAAACCACCTGTGGGGACTACAGCGCCAATGAAGAGGACGGCAGCGGCTTTGTGATATGGCTTGACGGCTACAATCGCCAAAAGAGCGGCAAGCCGGCCTCTGTGCTTGAGAGTGACGCAACTCTCAATGCTTTTTTGAAAAGCTGCGCGGACCAGCCGAAAACACTGCTGCTCGACGTGTTGGGAAAAAACGCGAAATAACTTCTGCAACAAATGTAAGACCAAAGTTAATTTTTATCCTTTTTTTCAGCGGACCTGCCCTTGCTGTTGAGCGCTCTTCTGACGGGCGCTGGCGGCGAAATCAGCCAGCCATTTGTCCGCCTCTTCTTCCGCTTTTATAATCTGGGCCGGCTGTAATTTCTTTTTAAGGGCGTCCGTAATACCTTTCATGTCCGGGGATCGCAGACCGCCTTTTTGCGCAATCAGATACCAGCACAAGGCCGCTGCGGGGTCAGGTTTTTGGCCCAGGCCGTCCTTCAGCGCAACTGCAAAATTTTTCACACCTTCCAAGTTGCCGGCCTTCGCGCTTTTCAAAAACCATTCGCGGGCTTTGGC contains the following coding sequences:
- a CDS encoding 4Fe-4S dicluster domain-containing protein is translated as MSTLRILTSDGLPAFLSFLSQKHHRVLVPVVKSANKRSVIFEPWRAGMPVVLEKATVPPKEAVLPQCETLLTYKKSKNQEDLGDITVSLDDTPEALSTVIFACRPCDARGFRVLDRPFLNGLFADPYYKARRESLTVFTITCSSGCNTCFCHWVGGGPSSPEGSDVLMTKIEEALMLQAISPAGETLLKDCDLPDGKDVFPRAEAVRKAAWASLAPAPDLKQVPQKIAALFGNDDFWQRQTSACLACGACTYFCPACYCFNITDEGDGFGVHGGRRLRSWDNCMSSLFTHEASGHNPRMRKMPRMRNRISHKFSTYPENWGTFSCSGCGRCISNCPVSLDIRAIVLTALNNAG
- a CDS encoding FAD/NAD(P)-binding protein, whose protein sequence is MPGGNPYKPAVATVTEVIHETTAIKTLRVVLDDPAVMASFHYEPGQVGQLSVFGVGESTFVINSPPSQKEYLQFSVMQAGEVTAAIHRLATGDKVGVRAPLGNFFPWRDWRGKNIFFVGGGIGIAPLRVIMLHLLERKADYGKISLLYGARSPRDMAYSCEIEGWLHNPDLDCTLCIDAPFEGWTHKVGLIPNVLLKLAPDSTNCVAVLCGPPVMIKFTLQALEKLGFTPENIVTTLEKRMKCGIGICGRCNIGGRYICVDGPVFTLNQLQALPQEL